A genome region from Cucurbita pepo subsp. pepo cultivar mu-cu-16 chromosome LG02, ASM280686v2, whole genome shotgun sequence includes the following:
- the LOC111787940 gene encoding protein STRUBBELIG-RECEPTOR FAMILY 8-like: MAFWVFFFLIFGSVPLVPALTLASDVQALQVIYTSLNSPPQLTGWIGSGGDPCVELWKGVTCEGSAVVSIEISGLGLNGTMGYALSSLISLRNLDMSDNNIHDTIPYQLPPNLTSLNMAKNKLTGNLPYSLSTMASLNYLNMSHNLLAQAIGDVFTNLTSLGTLDLSFNNFTGDLPISLSSLLNISSLFLQNNQLTGSLNNLISLPLTTLNVANNNFSGWIPQELKSIENFIYDGNSFDNSPAPPPPPFTPPPPGRSRNSPRHPGSGGGNHTASSSDSSSSNSKKGLSVLEIVGIILGAIIFVLIVLVAFAVCIQKRKRKNIGLRASSGRLSIGTSVNTEVHEHRVKSVAAVADIKPLPAEKMNPERLQAKNGSVKRIKSPITATSYTVASLQSATNSFSQECIVGEGSLGRVYKAEFPNGKIMAIKKIDNAALSLQEEDNFLEAVSNMSRLRHTNIVTLNGYCVEHGQRLLVYEFIGNGSLHDMLHFAEDSSKTLTWNARVRVALGTARALEYLHEVCLPSVVHRNLKTANILLDEELNPHLSDSGLAALTPNTERQVSTQMVGSFGYSAPEFALSGIYTVKSDVYSFGVVMLELLTGRKPLDSSRVRSEQSLVRWATPQLHDIDALAKMVDPTLNGMYPAKSLSRFADIIALCVQPEPKFRPPMSEVVQALVRLVQRASVVKRHSSDESGFSYKTPDHEGVELQF; encoded by the exons TTCAAGCTTTGCAAGTTATATACACCTCATTGAACAGTCCTCCACAGCTGACTGGCTGGATTGGTAGTGGCGGTGATCCATgtgttgagttatggaaagGGGTGACTTGTGAAGGCTCTGCTGTTGTCTCCAT TGAGATTTCCGGGTTGGGGCTGAATGGCACGATGGGCTATGCGCTCTCGAGCCTTATTTCATTGAGAAATCT TGATATGAGCGACAACAATATTCACGACACGATTCCTTACCAATTACCACCGAACCTCACGAGCCT AAATATGGcaaaaaacaaattaactGGTAATCTTCCTTATTCACTTTCCACCATGGCTTCTCTCAATTATCT GAATATGAGCCATAATTTGCTAGCTCAGGCGATAGGAGACGTTTTCACGAATCTTACTTCCCTGGGGACCTT GGACCTTTCTTTCAACAACTTTACCGGGGATCTTCCGATTTCCTTGAGCTCATTGTTGAATATTTCTTCTCT CTTTTTACAGAACAACCAATTGACTGGTTCGCTCAATAATCTTATCAGTTTGCCTCTAACGACGCT AAATGTAGCGAATAATAATTTCAGTGGATGGATACCTCAAGAACTGAAGTCGATCGAAAATTTCAT ATACGATGGTAATTCATTCGACAACAGTCCTGCACCTCCTCCACCCCCTTTCACTCCACCTCCTCCTGGTCGATCTCGTAACAGCCCCCGACACCCTGGGTCCGGCGGTGGCAACCACACTGCCTCAAGCTCTGATAGCAGTTCATCAAACTCGAAGAAAGGCTTGTCAGTTTTGGAAATAGTAGGGATAATTTTGGGTGCTATAATTTTTGTCCTCATTGTGTTGGTTGCTTTTGCTGTATGCATCCAGAAGAGAAAACGGAAGAACATCGGTCTACGAGCTTCGAGCGGAAGGCTGTCTATTGGCACTAGCG TGAATACGGAGGTGCACGAGCATCGGGTTAAAAGCGTTGCTGCTGTTGCAGATATTAAGCCACTCCCTGCGGAGAAAATGAATCCCGAGAGATTACAAGCGAAAAACGGATCGGTGAAAAGGATAAAGTCCCCTATTACTGCAACTTCTTACACTGTTGCTTCTCTTCAAAGTGCAACAAATAGCTTTAGTCAAGAATGCATAGTCGGTGAAGGCTCTCTCGGTCGTGTTTACAAAGCCGAGTTTCCAAACGGGAAG ATAATGGCAATCAAGAAAATCGACAATGCGGCGTTGTCGCTACAGGAAGAAGACAATTTTCTTGAAGCGGTCTCAAACATGTCAAGATTGAGGCACACGAATATTGTGACACTAAATGGTTATTGCGTCGAGCATGGTCAGCGTCTTCTCGTTTACGAGTTCATTGGAAATGGAAGTTTACACGACATGCTCCATTTTGCTGAAGATAGTAGCAAGACACTGACTTGGAACGCCCGTGTCCGAGTAGCACTTGGAACAGCTCGAGCTTTAGA ATACTTGCATGAGGTATGCTTGCCTTCTGTTGTACATAGAAACTTGAAGACAGCAAACATATTACTGGATGAAGAGCTCAACCCCCATTTGTCTGATTCCGGTTTGGCTGCTTTAACGCCCAACACAGAGCGACAG GTTTCTACTCAGATGGTTGGTTCCTTTGGCTACAGTGCTCCGGAGTTTGCCTTGTCGGGAATATACACCGTTAAAAGCGATGTGTACAGCTTTGGCGTGGTGATGTTGGAGCTGTTGACGGGACGAAAGCCGCTTGATAG TTCGAGGGTGAGATCGGAGCAGTCGCTTGTGAGATGGGCTACTCCCCAACTTCACGATATTGACGCCTTAGCGAAAATGGTCGATCCTACTTTGAATGGAATGTACCCCGCAAAATCTCTATCACGCTTCGCCGACATCATTGCTCTATGTGTTCAG CCGGAACCCAAATTTCGACCACCAATGTCGGAAGTAGTACAGGCATTGGTGCGTTTAGTGCAAAGAGCCAGTGTGGTTAAGAGGCATTCGAGCGACGAGTCGGGTTTCAGTTACAAAACGCCAGACCACGAGGGAGTTGAGTTGCAATTTTGA